GTCAGGGTATATAGTCACATTTACTACTAACCTGTTAAAAGAAATTTTTCATTCGGGCGCTGCGGCAGTAAATACCATTTCTCTAACATTACTTACCCCGATTATAACCTTTTATGTGCTAAGAGATTGGGAAAAAATTCCTCGCACGGTTAAAACTTTCGTTCCTAAACGCTTTTATACTTCGGCTAACCGACTATTTAAAGAACTGGATATAACTCTTTCAGGATACTTGAGAGGGCAAACTTACGTATGTCTCATTTTGGGCGGTTACTATGCGACTGCATTAAGTATAATGGGACTTGAATCGGGATTGTCGCTCGGCATTCTAACCGGTATGTTCAGCTTTATACCTTTTGTAGGGATATTATTCGGAACAACCCTTGCGGTCATTACGGCGGCCTTACAGTTTCAAAGCTTAAGCTACGTGCTTGGGGTAATAGTAATATTTGTCTCGGGTCAGATCATGGAAGGCAGTTTTATCACGCCTAAACTGATAGGGGATAAGGTCGGGCTTCACCCAGTTTGGATTATTTTCGGTCTTCTTGCATTGGGGGCATTATTTGGATTTGTCGGAGTTCTTGTTGCTGTACCCTTGACTGCAATCGTCGGAGTAGTTATAAGGTTTTCAATTACAAAATATAAACAAAGTAAATTTTATAATAGTATATAGAGGAGTATTATGGCAGTCGGTGGAATAGCTTCAGATGTTTTAAAACAGTTTATTGAAAGAATTGAAAGACTGGAGCATGAAAAAAGGGAAATATCCGAAAATATTAAAGACTTATTTGCTGAAGCGAAATCAGGCGGGTTTGAACCGAAAATAATGAAGCAAGTAATCAGGGCACGCAAAATGAAAAAGGAAGAACTTGCCGAGGAAGATGCATTACTGGAAACATATAAGCGGGCTATCGGCTTAATCATTGAATAAACCAGCATAATTAGTGCCAGGGTCTTAACTTATGCACTGAGCCGCTGTAGGTTATTTTTATATTATTTTCAGCTAACCATATTGCAAGATTACCGCCCCTTTTAAGCTCGGGAAGACCAATTATTTTAGTTTGAGCAGGGCATTTTATATAATCTTTGCCTAGATTTACAGCTAAATCCGGCTTAATAGCATCACAGTTTATCTCGCCTTTAGAATAGATTAGTATATTTTTGCCGTGCTTGTTATATAAACATGAAGCTAAAGTACATGTCGGGATTTGTAGTTGTTTCAGGGTCTTCACCTCTTTTTGCATATATGCTTGCTTCCATGCTTCACGGGTAAACTTTGCTCCCTGTTTAGAGGAAAATATTAATTCTCCTCCTACTCTGATTGCAAATATTTTCCCGTTATTTTCAATAAGTATATCCGGATCAAGGTAAGGGTTTTTAGTAAATAGTCCGATAAGCAAGGGGATAACAAATATAAACCTCAAGTGAGTTACTGAAACAAATAAACCTATGCTCCCCAAATATATCAGAAATATACCTATATTGGAAAAACTCGGGATACTAAAAGAGGAATACGGAAGCGCACTTATTATACTTGCTACCTTAAAGATTAAGCTAATCCCATAGCCCATCACGGCTATAGGAATCTGTTCTGCTCCCAAAGGCATGAGAATTAAAGATAATAATCCGAAAGGCATTACCCAAAAATCATTAATCGGTATAGCAATTAAATTAGTTAAAACACTATAAGGCGAAAACTGATTAAAGTGATAAACGATGAAAGGCGCGGTAGCAAGACCAGCAATAAGAGTTGAAAATATAATTGATATAAAATAATTAAATAATTTTATATACCTCTTATCACTATTTTTAATTAGAAACTTATTGAAAAACCCGAAACTTGAAATGAGCGCGAGGGAAGCAACAAACGACATTTGCAAACTTGGGCTCAGTACCTCTTCAGGAGTTATCACTAAAATAATAATTGCTGCAATTGCCACAGCTCTCAGCGCTGAGGAATTATGATCCAAAATTATTGCAAGCAGTATTATACTCGACATTATATAAGCTCTCTGGGCGGAGACAGGTGCTAAAGTTAGCAGCAAATATAAAGTGCTTCCTATTAGAGCTACACCTGCGGCCGCTTTTTTAGCATCAATTCTAAGCGCAAGGTATTCCGACCTAATTATTAAAAACCGAATACTGATGAAAAGTATAGCAACCACTACCACCATATGCATTCCGGAAATAGCTAGTAGGTGAGCAATCCCTGAAATTCTGACTATATCATAATCAGCTTTTGATATAGAGCTGGAATCACCGACTAATATACCGTTTGCAATCCCCGCCATTGGCTCGGAAAGGTTTGCTTTAACTCTTTCAATAACCTTATTTCTAAGATTAACAAAAAAGTTTCCTAAGCTGCTTTCGGATTTTTCTACCACTCTTATTTTATTTACTGCATAGCCTATCGCACTTAGGTTCTTAAAATAAGCATACCTGGAAAAGTCATACCCGTGCGGGGTAATCGGCTTTGGGGGCGGAAGCAGAACTGCTGCCAGTTTTACGGTATCACCTATACTTAATCCTTCGGATTTTGTTCTTATACTAAGTCTAACATTATTAAGTCGGTTAACATTTTTATCATATATTTTTACGTCTCTTAATAATATTCTCTTTCCTACTTGCATATGCTGAATTTGAGCAACTTTACCCTTTACCCAAACTTTTCCCGTTTCTTTTTCTAAAGTTTTCGTATCCGCAGAATAAGTTCTAAGTAAAGCTGAACTGAACCCGAGCGCGATGCAAAACATCAGCAGCGAAACTTTAAATAGATTAAACTTTTTAAAAAAAGATATAACAAGTATTATAAATAAGATCCCGCTAAGCACAAAACTAAAATATAAAGACGGTTCTATAGGCAGTATAAAATAAATTAAAATACCGAAACTTAAAAATACCGGAATCCAAGCAAAGTAATTTTCAAATTCTTTTTGAAGATATTCTTTTAATTTTCCCGTCACTTATTTAATATAAAGCTATTTTCAGCTAATTATTAACTCGTTTATAAATTAAGTTCCAGGCATATTTTTTATAACTTTTTGCAGCTTTTTGAAATAAATACCAATCACTTCTCAAATAATCATCTTTCCATCGGTACCCTTTAGCGGTTTTAAGGTATGCTGAATTTTTCCATAAATTTTTATTATATAATATTATTCTTCGGTTAGAGTATTTCAGCGCTAAATTCTGATAGTTATTAATTCTCTCTCTATAACTATATTGCCCCATCTCTCCGATGGCTTGCTCCAAATCTGAGCTAAGTTCTCTCAGTTCCGTCTCTATCGCACGCCTTGAAGATAAAAGATTGCTGTATTCTAAAAACAGCTCTTTTGCAGCAGCAATAAACTTTTTTTTATTATTAACTTCAGAAGCTTTTAATCTATCATCATGCCAAATTAGGTCTATCCTATCCGGTTTATTAAAATAATCAGCATGCCCCAGATTAGGAATTAATGAATTTAATAGGTTATTTCCGCTGTTGAAATCACTGTAAGTACCAACAAAATTAGCATGTGCCCAAGTATCGGCAAAAGCATGTGAAGCAACCCCTATTCGGTAGAGATCTTGGGAATCAAGAGAAGCTCTTAGTATTTTGCGAGCGAAGAAACTACCGGGAGTGGTTGCAAGCAGATGTTTTGCATTATCTTTTCTTAAACCAGCAGCTTCTATAAACTCCCCGGGAATAAAATGAAAACATAAGTAGGTTTGCGCTAACTTGCTTTGGCTGATAAAAGGAATATAACTTTGGGTTAAAACAGAGTTGAAAGGCAGGTTATCTTTATCATAAACCACTATTCCTTCAGTGTTATCATCAACAAATTGTGCACTATAAGCAATTTTATAAGCTTGATTTAAATTAAATCCTGCTTTCACGGCAATTAAATAATTAATATAGTAGTGAAATTCAATATCCATAAATATAACTAAAAAGGGTAAGAAATGCTATCTTACCCTTTAAGCTTATATCTACGGAAGCCCCTTTAACCTTTTAATTTTTGAACAAGCAAATCATTTACGATCGACGGATTGAATTTACCTTGAGATAGTTTCATTACTTGCCCGACAAAGAAGCCGAACAGTTTATCTTTGCCGCTTCTATACTCATTAACCTTATCCTGATTTTCAATAAGCACTTGCTCGATTAATTGCTCAATTGCTTTAGTATCGGAAACTTGTACCAAGCCTTCCCTTTCAACAATTGCTTTAGGCTCGTCACCTGTTTCAAACATAATGTCAAAGACTTGTTTAGCAATTTTTCCTGAAATGGTTCCGTCTTTTATTAGTTTAACCAGATCTCCCACCTGCTTAGCTTTAATCGGTGATTGTTCGATTTCAAGGCCGGCTCTATTCAATCTGCCGAAAAGCTCTGCGGTAATCCAGTTAGCTACAAGCTTCGCATCGGCATTTTGTGCCGCTTCTTCAAAATATTTTGCTACCTCCTGATCAGCTACTATTACCCCTGCATCATATACGGATAAGCCCATCTGTTTTATATATCTCTCTTTTTTTTGATCGGGAAGTTCAGGTAAACTTTTTCTGATATTTTCAATATATTCATCAGTTAAAGTAAGCGGTAAAAGGTCAGGATCAGGAAAATACCGGTAGTCCTGTGCATCCTCTTTACTTCTCATTGATCTTGTCTCATTAAGCGAAGCATCAAATAATCTGGTTTCCTGATCGACTATTCCGCCGCCTTCAATTAAATCGACTTGCCTTGCCGCTTCAAATTCAATTGCTCTTATAATATTTTTTATTGAATTAACGTTTTTTATTTCCGCTCGTGTACCGTATTCTTTAGCGCCTACCCTTCTTACGGAAACATTAGCATCGCATCTTAAGGAACCTTTCTCCATATCCCCATCACATGTTTCAAGATAACGGAGTATTGAACGAAGTTTTTTCATAAACTCACCGGCTTCTTCACTACTTCTGATATCAGGCTCGGTTACTATTTCCATTAAGGCAATACCTGAACGGTTTAAATCGATATAAGTCTCGGTCGGACTTTGATCATGAATGCTCTTACCGGCATCCTGCTCAAGGTGGATTCTAGTAATCCCTACTTCTTTTACTGAACCGCCAGGCATATCCACATGCACTACCCCCCTCCCTACGATCGGGTCTTTGAATTGTGATATCTGATAACCTTGCGGAAGATCAGGGTAAAAATAATTTTTTCGATCAAAAACGGAGAATTTATTAATTTGGGCGCCAATTCCCAAGCCGGTTCTTACTGCCTGCTCAATACATTTTTCATTGATTACGGGCAACATCCCGGGCATAGCGGCATCTACAAATGAAACCTGGGTATTCGGCTCAGCTCCGAATTCAGTTGAGCTCCCGGAGAACAATTTAGATTTTGAACTTACCTGAGCATGAATTTCAAGACCAATTACCAGTTCCCAGTCACCGGTTACACCTTTAATAATTTGAGCTACCATATTTCTTTATAATTCAATCAATAATTTATGCAGGAAAAATTAACATTTTTCCAACAATTGATCAAGCAACAGTTATTCCAAGCCTACTAACCTTATTACATTCTTGCAGGGTATTGCTCAAACCCTCTTCTCTCTTGAGCAAGTTGCTGAACATATGAAGGCAGGGGCTCACTATGTCGTGAGATTTGTGAATTTTCACTCGGAGCCTGAGATTTCTTTTCATTTTTAATTTTAGCTAATAAATCTTCATATTCTTTTAATTGGTTATTTTGGCTGAAGAAATTTTGCATAATACCGAACAATTTGCCGTTATAAGGTTTATCCAATAAATCATTTAATTCGAGAACAGCCTTAGCGGGGCGTAAAACTTTTCCTTCCTCATTTATACAAAGGTAATAATCCTTATTATATATAAAGCTTACAATTGCACGAGAATAGATATAAATATCCTTTTCTTTCTCACTAGTTAGATTAGTAAAATCTTTATAAATTTCTTCTTTTAAGTTTAAGATATCTGAAAATCTTTTTATAAACTCAAAATATATCGAAGGGTTTAAACAGGCTCTGATGATTTCGGTTGCTTCTTCATTTCTTAAGTAAAGTGCAGGGTTGAGTTGAAATATATCAAGCAGGTATTCCGCACACTCCGAAAAATAATCTCTCTTATCTTTATCAGGATTATCATATATTTCAAAAAGAGCTTTTTCCAGTTTCTTATAATAATTAATAGAAAGGGGGGCAGATGATTCTATTTTTAGTTCTTCATTATTAAGAGCTTGTAAATTTTTCATGAATTTAAGGATTATTACGCAGCTTTTAATACGATTTATATGGCTTTGTACTAAATCAGCACAAAACTCCTCTCCCTCTTCTGTTAAGTACTTATTTACTTTCCCTAAAATTCTTATATTAGCGGCACATCTATTATTAAAGTTTGTATTAATGTTGCTTATTACAGAAATTATATTTAATGAAAATGAATTAATATAAGGGGTTATTATATCATTATCAGTAATAGTTTTGCTGATGTATAAAATTTTTAAAATACTTGAATACAACGAGCTGATTTTCATATCCGCATTTATTATATGCCCCTGAAACCCTTGATTTACAATATTCTTAAGAGTATCCAGTTTTGAACAAACTTTAAAATATAATTCGTTATTCAAGTAAGAGCGTATAAAGCGTTCGGTAATTAAATCATCTTCAAGAATTTCTATATGTAGTAACAACACCTGCACAAAATTATATACTATATGTCTTTCAATTTCCCCTTTATTCGGAAGATGCGGGCTATAAATTTTACTAATTTCTTCAAGCCGCTCAATATATCTATCAGCTGTATTATTATATATTATTCCATCACCCCATAAACGAGAAGCTATATTACTTTTCATAGTATTATAATACTTTATAAGTTGTTATAGCATACTATTACAAAGCAAGTCATAAATTAGCTAGTTACTTTTTGCTATTCTTCTATTAAATAAAAGTTTATTTTCTTATAAAATTATAACAATAATGCTATTAATGCTTTTTAACCGGCATAATACATCTCAAATTCAATAGGATGCGGCCTTCTTTCCAACTGTTCGACTTCTTTCATTTTGAGAGCGATATAAGCATCTAACATGTCATCACTAAATACCTCACCTACTTTTAGAAATTCTCTATCTTTATTTAATGACTCAAGTGCTTCCCTTAGTGACCCGCAAACAGTCGGGATTTTCTCAGCTTCTTCTATGCTTAAATTGTATAAATCATTATCATTTGCCTGCCCCGGATGGATCTTGTTTTTAATCCCGTCTAAGCCCGCCATCAACATAGCTGCAAAGGTTAAATAAGGATTAGCGGTAGGATCAGGGAACCGAACTTCTATTCTTTTTGCTTTAGAGTTATAGACATAAGGTATCCTAATTGCAGCAGAGCGATTGCATGCTGAATATGCAAGTTGAACCGGAGCTTCATATCCCGGAACTAACCTTTTATAACTGTTGGTTGCAGGGTTGGAAAACGCATTGATTGCTTTAGCATGTTTAATGATACCCCCGATATAGTATAGGCACATTTCAGAAAGCTCAGCATAGCTGCCGTTCTTATCAAAAAACAGGTTATTATCTTTTAGCCAAATCGACTGATGGGTATGCATCCCAGAACCGTTATCTCCATATACAGGTTTAGGCATAAAAGTTGCACTTTTCCCATATGATGCGGCTACGTTTTTAATAATATATTTAAATTTTTGGACATTATCGCTTGAGGCTACCAACTCGGCATATTCAAAGCCTATTTCACACTGGCTTTCCGCAACTTCATGATGATGAACGCTTGCTTTTAAACCTACTGATTCGATGGCTAAAACCATCTCCGATCTTATATCATGTAATAAGTCTATCGGGGGCACAGGAAAATATCCTCCCTTAACGCCCGCTCGATGCCCCGCATTGCCAGAATCATATTTTTTGTTGCTGTTACATGATGCCTCTTCCGAATCAAGAATAATTCCCGATTCATGGGGTGTATTTATAAACCGAACGTCATCAAATATAAAAAATTCAAGCTCAGGTCCGAAGTATGCCTTATCACCTATTTTATTAGTATATAAATATTGCTGCGCTTTTTTAGCTATGGTTCTCGGGTCGCGGTTATATCCTTCTTGTGTTTTCGGGTCAATAACATCACAGATAATTACCATGGTAGCTTGACTGGTAAACGGATCAATAAACGCGGTTGAACAATCGGGTTTGATTATCATATCCGAGCAGTTTATTTGCTTCCACCCGGCAATTGACGAGCCATCAAACATAAGGCCGTTAATTAATTCATTTTCGCCGATAAAGGAAGATTTATAAGTAGTATGATGAAATTTACCTAAAGTATCGGTAAATCTAAAATCAATGAATTGGATATTCTCATCTTTTATTCTTCTCAGCACATCATTAATAATAGATTTTTCTGATAACATACTACTCACTCCCATGTTTTTTTATCTGAGTTATATAGCATTATAATTATATTGTGCAATGCAAGATATGATGTAATGCTTGGCAAAGTAAAATTTAAAAGATATACTGAGCGCCTGTTTATTGCGGATTTACGGCATGCTTAGACAAGATTTTTTAAAACAAAAGAGATTATATTTACCTAAAAGCACTGAAGCAAAAGTTATTACTCAGTATTTGGAAACCTCTGACTTTGTTTGTTATGTTGCAGACCAAGAATCTGAAATTGATAATATAGCAGCTGCCGTTAACTTTTTTATGCCTTCAGCTGAAATAGTATATTTCCCTGCTTGGGATGCTCTCCCTTATGATCGGGTTTCTCCCGGTTCTGAAGTATGTCTACAAAGAATAAAAGCCTTGAGCAGGCTACTTGAATCTAAAAACCGTAAGAAAGTTTTAATTACTACTTTTGCTAATCTTTTGCAAAAAACTTTTCCTAAAGATTTACTCCTCGCAACTATAATTAATATTAAAATAAATGATAAGGTTTCACGGGATGCGTTTTTAAATAACTTAAATACTTTAGGATATCTAAGATCTGCAACTGCAAATGAGCCCGGTGAGTATGCTATAAGGGGTGGAATTATTGATATTGTTTCAAATAATGAGAATTCCGGATTTAGAATCAGCTTTTTCGGTGATGAAGTAGACTCACTAAAACTCTTTGATACTGAAAATCAACTTAGTTTGGAAAAAGTTGAACGCTGTACGATTTATCCCGTTAGTGAAATAGTGCTTAATGATGATACGGTTGAGATCTTTAAAAATAATTATAGAAAATTATTCGGTGTTTTTAATGATCCACTTTTAGAGGCGGTCAGCGCTAAAAGTAAATACACCGGGATGGAACATTGGCTACCGCTGTTTTATGATGATTTAAGCAGCTTGTTTGACTACATTCCCGCTTCTGCGGTAATTTTATATCACGATAAATTAACGGATGATTTAAAGGAGCATTATCAGTTCATTGAAGAATCCTATACTACAAGAATTAAGCTATCATCCGATAAAAGTTATCACCCTATAAGCCCTTCGCTTTTATATATTGAACCCGAGCAGTGCGGAATTATTTTAAATAAATATATTACTAAAACCCTTTGCAGCTTTCAGTCAGAGCATGATGTACAATATTTTTCACCCGCTAAAAATCTCTTTATCGAGTCTAAAACTAATAATCTTTCCACTTTAGAAACTTTAAGAAACTATATAGAGCAACTAAAACCTTCGTTCCAAACTAAAGACCGTAAACAAAGAAGGTTTGTCATTTGCTGCTTTACCTCAGGTTCCAGAGGGCGGTTAAAAAATATGCTTTTGGATAATAATTTTCACGCAATTGATATTAATTGTTCGGATGAAATAAACAATCTTTCAGGGAAAACTTTAGGACTTGCGATTTTGCCTGTTGAGCAAGGTTTTACTTTTGAAAATTATGTTTTTTTAAGTGAACAGGACTTGCTTGGTGAAAGGTTGTCGCGTGCACGAAAGCGAAAAAAGAATGCGGCTAAGTTTATACAGGAAGCAGCAACTCTTTCCGAAGGGGAGTTTGTAGTTCATATTGATCACGGAATCGGTAGGTTTGAAAAGCTTGAAACTTTAGAGGTAGCAGGTGCTGTACATGACTTTATAAAAATTATTTATAGAGACGATGATAAACTTTATGTTCCGGTTGAAAATTTAGAGGTAATTTCAAAATACGGCGGAGATGATATTGCCGTAACTCTCGATAAATTAGGCGGAGTAGCTTGGCAAACCAGAAAAGCTAAGCTTAAAAACAGGCTAAAACTTGCAGCTGAAGAACTGTTGAAAACCGCTGCAAAACGTGAAGTTGAAAAAGGTATTGTTTTAGAGGCAATACCTGACATGTATGACAAATTTTGCCGCAAATTTCCTTATATGGAGACTGAAGATCAACTTGCTGCAATAGAGGATATAGAGCAGGACTTAAGAAGCGGTAAGCCTTTGGATCGCCTTGTCTGCGGTGACGTCGGATTCGGTAAAACCGAAGTTGCCTTAAGGGCGGTTGCGGTTGCCGTGCTTTCGGATGTTCCTCTGCAGGTTGCGGTCATTGTTCCGACAACTCTGCTTTCCCGCCAGCATTATCAAAATTTCAGTAATCGGTTTGCGGACTTTCCGGTAAGAGTTGCTCAGCTCTCAAGGTTCGTGCCTAGAAAAGAAGCCGATCAAGTCAAGAAAGATTTGGAAGACGGTAAAGTCGATATCATTATCGGTACTCATGCGCTTTTAAGTAATGATATAAAATTTAAAAATTTGGGGCTGATAATTATTGATGAAGAGCAGCATTTCGGTGTAGCTCAGAAAGAAAAACTTAAGAAATTGAAATCCTATACTCATATCATTACACTTTCCGCTACTCCTATTCCCAGAACCTTACAAATGTCCTTAAGCGGAATTAAAGATTTAAGTTTAATTACTACCCCTCCCGTAGATAGACAACCGATTAAAACTTATATAATGCCTTATGATGCTTTTATAATCAGGGAAGCAATATTGCGCGAGTGTGCAAGAGGGGGCAGAACTTTTTATGTTACACCGAGAATAAGCTATCTTGACGAGTTGGAATTAAAGCTTAAAGAGATACTTCCCGAAATTAAGACGGTAAGGGCTCACGGCCAAATGCCTGCTTCAAAGCTTGATCAAATTATGAATGATTTTTATGACGGGAAGTTTGAAGTTTTGCTATCGACTACTATTGTTGAATCAGGGTTGGATATACCTTTTGCTAATACTATGATTATTGATAGAGCGGATATGTTCGGGCTTGCGCAACTTTATCAAATTAGAGGAAGAGTAGGCAGAAGTAACAATAGGGCGTATGCTTATCTGATACCCGGTAAAGGGTATAACTTAAATCCGATTGCTAAAAAGCGTTTGGAAGTTATTCAGTCTCTCGAGACATTAGGCGCGGGCTTTACGGTCGCTTCACATGATATGGATATCAGGGGGCACGGTAATTTAATCGGTGAGGAGCAATCGGGGCACATAAGAGAGGTAGGGCTGGAGCTTTATCAGGATATGCTTGCCGAAGCAATTGAAAAATTAAAACTTAATGAGTCAGATGAAGAATCATCTAATTGGAGCCCGACAATTAATATCGGGGTCTCGGTACAAATTCCGGAGAGCTACATCGGTGATGATTCCTTAAGGCTTTCCATATACCGTAAAATTGCTCAAATTTCTGATATTAAAGAACTGGAAAGCTTTGCTGCA
The endosymbiont of Acanthamoeba sp. UWC8 DNA segment above includes these coding regions:
- a CDS encoding AI-2E family transporter yields the protein MLKDKTFLLGLGVLGLLYLSYLIKGIMLPFVMALVFAYLLDPFVRKLRYFKISRTIGTIIVTLVFFIIVGFILMMIVPMMYNQIYKLTDFLLKYKSSLNNQIVPTLIYKIKGIPPEYTSRIEQGLSDASGYIVTFTTNLLKEIFHSGAAAVNTISLTLLTPIITFYVLRDWEKIPRTVKTFVPKRFYTSANRLFKELDITLSGYLRGQTYVCLILGGYYATALSIMGLESGLSLGILTGMFSFIPFVGILFGTTLAVITAALQFQSLSYVLGVIVIFVSGQIMEGSFITPKLIGDKVGLHPVWIIFGLLALGALFGFVGVLVAVPLTAIVGVVIRFSITKYKQSKFYNSI
- a CDS encoding DUF2312 domain-containing protein — encoded protein: MAVGGIASDVLKQFIERIERLEHEKREISENIKDLFAEAKSGGFEPKIMKQVIRARKMKKEELAEEDALLETYKRAIGLIIE
- a CDS encoding ComEC/Rec2 family competence protein gives rise to the protein MTGKLKEYLQKEFENYFAWIPVFLSFGILIYFILPIEPSLYFSFVLSGILFIILVISFFKKFNLFKVSLLMFCIALGFSSALLRTYSADTKTLEKETGKVWVKGKVAQIQHMQVGKRILLRDVKIYDKNVNRLNNVRLSIRTKSEGLSIGDTVKLAAVLLPPPKPITPHGYDFSRYAYFKNLSAIGYAVNKIRVVEKSESSLGNFFVNLRNKVIERVKANLSEPMAGIANGILVGDSSSISKADYDIVRISGIAHLLAISGMHMVVVVAILFISIRFLIIRSEYLALRIDAKKAAAGVALIGSTLYLLLTLAPVSAQRAYIMSSIILLAIILDHNSSALRAVAIAAIIILVITPEEVLSPSLQMSFVASLALISSFGFFNKFLIKNSDKRYIKLFNYFISIIFSTLIAGLATAPFIVYHFNQFSPYSVLTNLIAIPINDFWVMPFGLLSLILMPLGAEQIPIAVMGYGISLIFKVASIISALPYSSFSIPSFSNIGIFLIYLGSIGLFVSVTHLRFIFVIPLLIGLFTKNPYLDPDILIENNGKIFAIRVGGELIFSSKQGAKFTREAWKQAYMQKEVKTLKQLQIPTCTLASCLYNKHGKNILIYSKGEINCDAIKPDLAVNLGKDYIKCPAQTKIIGLPELKRGGNLAIWLAENNIKITYSGSVHKLRPWH
- a CDS encoding DUF6765 family protein, whose amino-acid sequence is MDIEFHYYINYLIAVKAGFNLNQAYKIAYSAQFVDDNTEGIVVYDKDNLPFNSVLTQSYIPFISQSKLAQTYLCFHFIPGEFIEAAGLRKDNAKHLLATTPGSFFARKILRASLDSQDLYRIGVASHAFADTWAHANFVGTYSDFNSGNNLLNSLIPNLGHADYFNKPDRIDLIWHDDRLKASEVNNKKKFIAAAKELFLEYSNLLSSRRAIETELRELSSDLEQAIGEMGQYSYRERINNYQNLALKYSNRRIILYNKNLWKNSAYLKTAKGYRWKDDYLRSDWYLFQKAAKSYKKYAWNLIYKRVNN
- the gatB gene encoding Asp-tRNA(Asn)/Glu-tRNA(Gln) amidotransferase subunit GatB, coding for MVAQIIKGVTGDWELVIGLEIHAQVSSKSKLFSGSSTEFGAEPNTQVSFVDAAMPGMLPVINEKCIEQAVRTGLGIGAQINKFSVFDRKNYFYPDLPQGYQISQFKDPIVGRGVVHVDMPGGSVKEVGITRIHLEQDAGKSIHDQSPTETYIDLNRSGIALMEIVTEPDIRSSEEAGEFMKKLRSILRYLETCDGDMEKGSLRCDANVSVRRVGAKEYGTRAEIKNVNSIKNIIRAIEFEAARQVDLIEGGGIVDQETRLFDASLNETRSMRSKEDAQDYRYFPDPDLLPLTLTDEYIENIRKSLPELPDQKKERYIKQMGLSVYDAGVIVADQEVAKYFEEAAQNADAKLVANWITAELFGRLNRAGLEIEQSPIKAKQVGDLVKLIKDGTISGKIAKQVFDIMFETGDEPKAIVEREGLVQVSDTKAIEQLIEQVLIENQDKVNEYRSGKDKLFGFFVGQVMKLSQGKFNPSIVNDLLVQKLKG
- the glnA gene encoding type I glutamate--ammonia ligase, with the translated sequence MLSEKSIINDVLRRIKDENIQFIDFRFTDTLGKFHHTTYKSSFIGENELINGLMFDGSSIAGWKQINCSDMIIKPDCSTAFIDPFTSQATMVIICDVIDPKTQEGYNRDPRTIAKKAQQYLYTNKIGDKAYFGPELEFFIFDDVRFINTPHESGIILDSEEASCNSNKKYDSGNAGHRAGVKGGYFPVPPIDLLHDIRSEMVLAIESVGLKASVHHHEVAESQCEIGFEYAELVASSDNVQKFKYIIKNVAASYGKSATFMPKPVYGDNGSGMHTHQSIWLKDNNLFFDKNGSYAELSEMCLYYIGGIIKHAKAINAFSNPATNSYKRLVPGYEAPVQLAYSACNRSAAIRIPYVYNSKAKRIEVRFPDPTANPYLTFAAMLMAGLDGIKNKIHPGQANDNDLYNLSIEEAEKIPTVCGSLREALESLNKDREFLKVGEVFSDDMLDAYIALKMKEVEQLERRPHPIEFEMYYAG
- the mfd gene encoding transcription-repair coupling factor gives rise to the protein MLRQDFLKQKRLYLPKSTEAKVITQYLETSDFVCYVADQESEIDNIAAAVNFFMPSAEIVYFPAWDALPYDRVSPGSEVCLQRIKALSRLLESKNRKKVLITTFANLLQKTFPKDLLLATIINIKINDKVSRDAFLNNLNTLGYLRSATANEPGEYAIRGGIIDIVSNNENSGFRISFFGDEVDSLKLFDTENQLSLEKVERCTIYPVSEIVLNDDTVEIFKNNYRKLFGVFNDPLLEAVSAKSKYTGMEHWLPLFYDDLSSLFDYIPASAVILYHDKLTDDLKEHYQFIEESYTTRIKLSSDKSYHPISPSLLYIEPEQCGIILNKYITKTLCSFQSEHDVQYFSPAKNLFIESKTNNLSTLETLRNYIEQLKPSFQTKDRKQRRFVICCFTSGSRGRLKNMLLDNNFHAIDINCSDEINNLSGKTLGLAILPVEQGFTFENYVFLSEQDLLGERLSRARKRKKNAAKFIQEAATLSEGEFVVHIDHGIGRFEKLETLEVAGAVHDFIKIIYRDDDKLYVPVENLEVISKYGGDDIAVTLDKLGGVAWQTRKAKLKNRLKLAAEELLKTAAKREVEKGIVLEAIPDMYDKFCRKFPYMETEDQLAAIEDIEQDLRSGKPLDRLVCGDVGFGKTEVALRAVAVAVLSDVPLQVAVIVPTTLLSRQHYQNFSNRFADFPVRVAQLSRFVPRKEADQVKKDLEDGKVDIIIGTHALLSNDIKFKNLGLIIIDEEQHFGVAQKEKLKKLKSYTHIITLSATPIPRTLQMSLSGIKDLSLITTPPVDRQPIKTYIMPYDAFIIREAILRECARGGRTFYVTPRISYLDELELKLKEILPEIKTVRAHGQMPASKLDQIMNDFYDGKFEVLLSTTIVESGLDIPFANTMIIDRADMFGLAQLYQIRGRVGRSNNRAYAYLIPGKGYNLNPIAKKRLEVIQSLETLGAGFTVASHDMDIRGHGNLIGEEQSGHIREVGLELYQDMLAEAIEKLKLNESDEESSNWSPTINIGVSVQIPESYIGDDSLRLSIYRKIAQISDIKELESFAAELIDRFGNLPEEAEQLFAIIKLKQLAKQLNIEKIDLGDKALVINFKNGKPGNKANPLEFIRKHSDHAKLRADGKLLIMREWKTQNAKIKGVENILIQLGV